One Chryseobacterium geocarposphaerae DNA window includes the following coding sequences:
- a CDS encoding phosphoribosyltransferase family protein has protein sequence MNRRYSLHHIHSADEFTFSPAEYSYFKYGDKSYAEKFAKELFDGFIADNEPVLETEKEIVILPSPYMAIPTASNFLCFYFKKHLDFYLFQKGKKSSVLSKINRNHTYTTDYGNLSFEDRKNLIANDTYYLDKDFLRGKLCIFIDDIKITGSHEFTVDKILKQYNVEGEFLFIYYAELMNVDIDPKIENFFNYYAVKNVEHIAEVMIKDSFQFNTRIVKYILGLESSKFDYLTSKVKKEQMDHLLELAISNNYHLIKEYENNINTLTQTELYYGY, from the coding sequence ATGAACAGGAGATACAGTTTACACCATATTCATTCGGCGGACGAGTTTACTTTTTCACCCGCAGAATACAGCTATTTCAAGTATGGCGATAAGTCGTATGCTGAAAAATTTGCCAAAGAATTATTTGACGGGTTTATTGCAGATAATGAGCCGGTTTTAGAGACCGAAAAAGAAATTGTAATCTTGCCAAGCCCTTATATGGCTATTCCTACCGCCTCTAATTTTTTATGTTTTTATTTTAAGAAGCATTTGGATTTTTATTTATTTCAAAAAGGCAAAAAATCAAGTGTTTTATCAAAAATTAACAGAAATCATACCTATACTACAGATTATGGAAATCTAAGCTTTGAGGACCGTAAAAATTTGATTGCCAATGATACTTATTACCTCGATAAAGATTTTTTAAGAGGAAAACTTTGTATTTTTATAGACGATATCAAAATCACGGGAAGTCATGAGTTTACGGTGGACAAGATTTTAAAACAATATAATGTTGAGGGTGAATTTCTGTTCATATATTATGCTGAGCTGATGAATGTTGATATTGATCCGAAAATTGAAAACTTCTTTAATTATTATGCGGTGAAAAATGTAGAACACATTGCTGAGGTAATGATAAAGGATAGTTTCCAGTTTAATACAAGGATCGTAAAGTATATTTTGGGTTTAGAATCAAGTAAATTTGATTATCTAACGTCTAAAGTAAAAAAAGAACAGATGGATCATCTGCTGGAACTGGCAATCAGTAATAATTATCATTTAATAAAAGAATACGAAAACAATATTAATACATTAACGCAAACTGAATTATATTATGGCTATTAA
- a CDS encoding RHS repeat-associated core domain-containing protein, producing the protein MSYTDNNKDGVIQPRQYSVTQCIGKFGCTTVWKPGEIVEVNNYYPFGMLHNYTATTQNAYQYKYNGKELQETGMYDYGARFYMPDIGRWGVVDPLAEKMRRHSPYNYAFNNPIRFIDPDGRQGTDWVGKTDANGSTQWHWEDKIKSASQAAAAGYDSYSDGVTNNTYKSISGSEVTLKTEGNWSEDFTDVNRERLGAAINNCNACKQLEGVEKALFIGVPVALATGGVGGFAFSGEMTATAVGGRFLTDASVQTAANFSTNGGNLGKALSNVNVTQSLLAGAGMSYIGNAVVSTAVNLNAADSKSVFTGGVSAQTYVTQAGLSIVGGAAVNKITSSSSFKSTVIGSYMRTTSSFGQTAGTAVANVLMNTPDYTRATLQNKVP; encoded by the coding sequence TTGAGTTATACTGATAATAATAAAGATGGAGTTATACAGCCGCGACAGTATTCAGTGACCCAGTGTATCGGAAAATTTGGTTGTACCACGGTTTGGAAACCGGGAGAGATTGTGGAAGTTAACAATTATTACCCATTTGGAATGTTACATAATTATACGGCAACAACACAAAATGCTTATCAGTACAAGTACAATGGTAAGGAATTGCAGGAGACGGGGATGTATGATTATGGCGCAAGATTCTATATGCCGGATATTGGAAGATGGGGTGTAGTAGATCCGCTGGCGGAGAAAATGAGAAGACACTCTCCATATAATTATGCGTTTAATAATCCGATTCGGTTTATTGATCCTGATGGAAGGCAAGGAACGGACTGGGTTGGAAAAACTGATGCTAATGGAAGTACACAATGGCATTGGGAGGACAAGATAAAAAGTGCCTCGCAAGCCGCCGCTGCTGGTTACGATAGTTATTCTGATGGTGTTACTAATAATACTTATAAATCTATATCTGGATCTGAAGTAACATTAAAAACTGAAGGAAATTGGTCTGAAGATTTTACTGATGTTAATCGTGAAAGATTAGGTGCAGCAATTAACAATTGTAATGCTTGCAAGCAATTGGAAGGTGTTGAAAAAGCTTTATTTATAGGCGTTCCTGTTGCTCTTGCTACCGGAGGAGTTGGTGGGTTTGCGTTCTCTGGTGAAATGACAGCCACGGCTGTTGGAGGAAGATTTTTAACAGATGCCTCTGTGCAGACAGCAGCTAACTTCTCTACCAACGGAGGAAACTTAGGCAAAGCTTTAAGTAATGTGAATGTAACTCAGTCTCTGTTAGCAGGTGCAGGAATGAGCTATATTGGGAATGCTGTTGTTTCAACAGCTGTTAATCTAAATGCTGCTGATAGTAAATCAGTCTTCACAGGTGGTGTATCTGCTCAGACCTATGTAACCCAGGCAGGGCTGAGTATTGTAGGAGGAGCCGCAGTAAATAAGATTACGAGTTCATCGTCATTTAAAAGTACCGTGATTGGTTCTTATATGCGTACCACTTCAAGCTTTGGACAGACTGCAGGAACAGCGGTTGCTAATGTATTGATGAATACCCCTGATTATACCAGAGCAACCCTTCAAAATAAAGTGCCATGA
- a CDS encoding FKBP-type peptidyl-prolyl cis-trans isomerase has translation MGVADLLFKRKKELAEKNLKDGKEYMEEYGKRESVVTLPSGLQYEIITEGEGAKPGPRSNVKCHYHGTTITGKVFDSSVKRGTPASFPLNRVISGWTEALQLMSVGSKWRLIIPPHLAYGDQEISKEIGPNSTLVFEVELLGIK, from the coding sequence ATGGGAGTAGCAGATTTGTTATTTAAGCGTAAAAAAGAACTGGCAGAGAAAAACCTGAAAGACGGTAAAGAATATATGGAAGAATATGGGAAGAGAGAAAGTGTTGTTACTTTGCCAAGTGGATTACAGTATGAAATCATTACAGAAGGCGAAGGTGCAAAACCTGGTCCCAGATCTAACGTAAAATGCCACTATCACGGAACGACAATTACCGGGAAAGTTTTTGACAGCTCTGTAAAAAGAGGGACACCAGCTTCTTTTCCGCTAAACAGAGTAATTTCAGGATGGACAGAAGCGCTTCAGCTTATGTCTGTAGGTAGTAAATGGAGACTTATCATTCCTCCGCATTTGGCATATGGAGACCAGGAGATTAGCAAAGAAATAGGTCCGAACAGCACACTTGTTTTTGAAGTGGAACTGCTAGGAATTAAATAG
- a CDS encoding TerD family protein, with amino-acid sequence MAINLQKGQRINLTKENGTTLTQACVGINWGAIEKKGFFGGVTKEAVDLDGSCILYDSNKNATEVIYFGNLKSKNGSVKHSGDDLTGDVNGDDGLDNEVITVDFSNLESNVEHVALVLNSYKGQDFGTIPFASIRIYEGTPTNVREVFAKYDIANDASFKGHVAMVMGVFYKRNGEWKFNAIGDPTADRKLQQTIETVKQKYL; translated from the coding sequence ATGGCTATTAACTTACAAAAAGGTCAAAGAATAAACCTGACCAAGGAAAACGGAACAACGCTTACTCAGGCTTGTGTTGGGATAAACTGGGGAGCAATTGAGAAAAAAGGCTTTTTCGGCGGAGTTACAAAAGAAGCGGTAGATTTAGACGGAAGCTGTATTTTATATGATTCAAACAAAAATGCAACTGAAGTAATTTATTTTGGGAATCTGAAATCTAAAAACGGATCTGTAAAACATAGTGGAGATGATTTAACAGGAGATGTAAATGGAGACGACGGTCTTGATAATGAAGTGATAACAGTAGATTTCAGTAATTTAGAATCTAATGTTGAACATGTTGCATTGGTGCTGAACAGCTATAAAGGCCAGGATTTCGGAACAATTCCCTTTGCTTCAATCAGAATTTATGAAGGAACTCCAACCAACGTAAGAGAAGTTTTTGCTAAATACGATATTGCAAACGATGCCTCTTTCAAAGGTCATGTTGCCATGGTAATGGGTGTTTTTTATAAAAGAAACGGAGAATGGAAATTCAACGCGATCGGAGACCCTACTGCAGACAGAAAATTGCAGCAGACAATTGAAACTGTGAAGCAAAAGTATTTGTAA
- a CDS encoding HAD family hydrolase: protein MKTDIDLHNHSHFSFDLWLTLIKSHPEFKAKRVELFSSFFEVNEPIDKVAKTVKYYDNLCNSINEVTGGNIDTFEIYLLILNSLNVDVNQLNKEILNEFYQKSEDLFLEYKPVVIFENIHDFFDEIKSQGKTINILSNTGFIKGKTMRKFLINENLDQYIDFHIYSDEINCSKPDPKIFQQVKNLIRNQELHLNQILHIGDNPIADYKGARDFGFNAHLLKHN, encoded by the coding sequence TTGAAAACAGATATCGATCTTCATAACCATAGTCATTTTTCTTTTGACTTATGGCTCACATTAATTAAGTCTCATCCTGAATTTAAAGCAAAAAGAGTTGAGCTGTTCTCTTCGTTTTTTGAAGTAAATGAACCTATTGATAAAGTTGCGAAAACTGTAAAATATTACGATAATCTTTGTAACTCTATTAATGAAGTTACCGGAGGAAATATAGATACTTTTGAAATTTACCTGCTGATCTTAAATTCTCTGAATGTAGATGTAAATCAGTTGAATAAAGAAATATTAAACGAATTTTATCAGAAAAGCGAAGACCTGTTTCTGGAATATAAACCGGTTGTGATTTTTGAAAATATTCATGATTTTTTTGACGAAATTAAAAGCCAGGGAAAAACGATCAATATTTTAAGCAATACTGGATTTATCAAGGGAAAAACGATGCGGAAATTTTTAATTAATGAAAACCTTGATCAGTACATCGATTTCCATATTTATTCTGACGAAATAAATTGTTCAAAACCCGATCCTAAGATATTTCAGCAGGTGAAAAATTTAATTCGAAACCAGGAATTACATTTAAATCAGATTCTGCACATCGGCGATAACCCGATTGCTGATTATAAAGGAGCAAGGGATTTTGGTTTTAATGCACACTTACTTAAACACAATTAA
- a CDS encoding NAD(P)-dependent oxidoreductase, protein MKKVAVIGATGFVGTQIVNELANRGYKVEAIVRDASKVQQNENVSAKSVDVKNVDELAEALKGNDAVISAFNAGWTNPNLYDDFLNGSINIENAVEKSGVKRFITVGGAGSLFIDGNQLVDGPDFPAEIKPGATAARDYLNKIKENKTLDWTFFSPAIEMHQGTAGVRTGKYRTGLENPVFDENGRSVLSVEDVAVALVDELEQNNHIRERFTAGY, encoded by the coding sequence ATGAAAAAAGTAGCAGTAATCGGTGCAACCGGGTTTGTGGGAACACAAATCGTTAACGAATTAGCAAACAGAGGATACAAAGTAGAAGCTATTGTAAGAGATGCTTCTAAAGTTCAGCAAAACGAAAATGTATCAGCAAAAAGTGTTGATGTGAAGAATGTAGACGAACTGGCGGAAGCTTTAAAAGGTAATGACGCCGTAATCAGTGCTTTTAACGCAGGATGGACGAATCCTAATCTTTACGATGATTTCTTAAACGGTTCCATAAATATTGAAAATGCAGTTGAAAAGTCCGGAGTAAAAAGATTTATTACAGTAGGAGGAGCAGGAAGTTTATTTATTGATGGAAATCAATTGGTAGACGGACCGGATTTCCCAGCCGAAATTAAGCCAGGAGCAACCGCAGCAAGAGATTATTTAAATAAAATTAAAGAAAATAAAACGTTAGACTGGACGTTCTTCAGTCCTGCTATTGAAATGCATCAGGGAACTGCAGGAGTAAGAACAGGAAAATACAGAACAGGTTTAGAAAATCCGGTTTTTGATGAAAACGGAAGAAGTGTATTGTCTGTAGAGGATGTTGCAGTAGCTTTGGTGGATGAATTGGAACAAAATAATCATATTCGTGAGCGTTTTACGGCGGGGTATTAA
- the fusA gene encoding elongation factor G: protein MKYNTRNIGIIAHVDAGKTTLTERLLYYTGTIHKIGNVDNGNTTMDKDIQEKNRGITISSAAISTQWKKDNNFFNINIIDTPGHIDFAVEVERSLRVLDSVVAVFCASSGVQPQTENVWFQAEKHGISKICFINKMDRIGADFFAVLNEIKTKLNAVPLALQIPMGSEDQFEGVIDLIKQKALYWIDENGEIIIEKEIPENYKTEADEFRSKLMETLAEYDEIFFEMFMNSENEISEEMICEAIQRTCQARSLVPVLCGSAFKNKGVQPLLDAIVNYLPAPNQLPSIKGKDAKTEETIELERNEEETFSGLVFKVVIDKHMGKLSMLRIYSGKIKSGDTVQNVRTGESFRISRILQMQSDKTLTIEEGKAGDIVALTGIKGAKTGDSLSCIERSVLLESITIPAPVIRVSIEPKTNADEKSFGLVLAKIQEEDPSLLVERNRQTGETLLSGLGELHLEVTLEKIRLNHGIEINQGKPKVSYKEILTETKIHREKLVKQNGGSGQFADITFEIGPRNDNGIGLEFINQIKGGVVPSEYIPSVEKGFREAMENGALSGNPLESMKVTLLDGSTHSEDSGAHDFEMAARDGFRAVAKSCKPKLLEPIMQVEIQSIEEYTGAVTADINKRRGIITSIDEKLGRKIFSAEVPLASTFGYISDLRALTSGRASISMKLSHYALVPDFIANTLVT, encoded by the coding sequence ATGAAATACAACACACGCAATATAGGGATTATAGCACACGTTGATGCAGGAAAAACAACTTTAACGGAAAGATTGCTGTACTACACAGGAACAATTCACAAAATCGGAAATGTCGACAATGGAAATACCACAATGGATAAAGATATTCAGGAAAAAAACCGAGGAATTACCATTTCATCAGCAGCGATTTCAACTCAGTGGAAAAAGGATAATAATTTTTTCAATATCAATATTATCGACACTCCCGGACACATTGATTTTGCTGTGGAAGTTGAGCGTTCGTTAAGAGTTTTGGACAGTGTTGTTGCCGTTTTTTGCGCTTCTTCGGGAGTTCAGCCACAAACCGAAAATGTCTGGTTTCAAGCCGAGAAGCATGGAATCTCCAAGATTTGTTTCATCAATAAAATGGATAGAATAGGGGCTGATTTCTTCGCTGTCTTGAATGAAATTAAAACCAAACTAAATGCAGTTCCTTTGGCTTTGCAAATTCCGATGGGTTCTGAAGATCAATTTGAAGGCGTTATCGATTTGATTAAACAAAAAGCGTTGTACTGGATCGATGAAAACGGAGAAATCATTATTGAAAAGGAAATTCCTGAAAATTATAAAACTGAAGCTGATGAATTCAGATCAAAATTAATGGAAACATTGGCTGAATATGACGAAATTTTCTTTGAAATGTTCATGAATTCTGAGAACGAAATTTCTGAAGAAATGATTTGTGAAGCGATCCAAAGAACTTGTCAGGCAAGAAGTTTAGTTCCCGTTTTATGTGGTTCTGCTTTTAAAAATAAAGGCGTTCAACCTTTGCTTGATGCCATCGTTAATTACCTTCCTGCGCCGAATCAACTACCTTCTATCAAAGGAAAAGATGCGAAAACGGAAGAAACAATCGAATTGGAAAGAAATGAAGAAGAAACTTTTTCAGGATTGGTTTTCAAAGTCGTGATTGATAAACACATGGGTAAACTTTCTATGTTGAGAATTTATTCCGGTAAAATAAAATCTGGTGACACGGTTCAGAATGTAAGGACGGGTGAAAGTTTCAGGATTTCGAGAATTTTACAGATGCAATCTGACAAAACGTTAACGATTGAAGAAGGAAAAGCGGGAGATATCGTTGCTTTAACTGGAATAAAAGGTGCGAAAACAGGTGATTCTTTATCATGTATTGAACGATCTGTTTTGCTTGAATCCATTACGATTCCGGCTCCGGTTATTCGAGTTTCAATTGAACCGAAAACGAATGCTGATGAAAAATCTTTCGGATTGGTTTTGGCGAAAATTCAGGAAGAAGATCCGTCGTTATTGGTGGAAAGAAACCGACAGACAGGAGAAACTTTGTTGAGCGGTTTGGGAGAATTGCATCTTGAGGTAACTTTGGAAAAGATCCGATTGAATCACGGAATTGAAATCAATCAAGGAAAACCTAAAGTTTCGTACAAGGAAATTTTAACGGAAACCAAAATTCACCGAGAAAAACTCGTGAAACAAAATGGCGGAAGCGGGCAATTTGCGGATATCACTTTTGAAATCGGACCTAGAAATGATAACGGAATCGGTTTAGAATTCATTAATCAAATCAAAGGTGGAGTTGTTCCGAGTGAATATATTCCGTCTGTTGAAAAAGGTTTCAGAGAAGCGATGGAAAATGGAGCATTGAGTGGAAATCCTTTGGAAAGCATGAAAGTTACGCTTTTGGATGGATCAACCCACTCTGAAGATTCGGGAGCTCATGATTTTGAAATGGCTGCAAGAGATGGTTTCAGAGCGGTGGCAAAAAGTTGTAAACCGAAATTATTGGAACCAATCATGCAGGTTGAAATTCAAAGTATTGAAGAATATACGGGAGCTGTGACCGCCGACATCAACAAAAGAAGAGGAATCATTACTTCGATTGATGAAAAATTAGGAAGAAAAATCTTCTCGGCGGAAGTTCCTTTAGCTTCTACTTTCGGATATATTTCTGACCTGAGAGCGTTGACAAGCGGCAGAGCTTCGATCAGTATGAAATTGTCACACTATGCTTTGGTACCTGATTTCATTGCAAATACATTGGTAACCTAA
- a CDS encoding Rrf2 family transcriptional regulator: MNNTRFATAIHIMTLLAKSPQDWLSSEWIAGSININPVIIRKEISVLREAGLIISKQGKEGGSQLSKNAELISISEIYSVVKNTDVLGKKNQNPNPACSVGKEINQHLHNLFIETDQLVLNFLGNKSLQEFSDQFE; encoded by the coding sequence ATGAACAATACAAGATTTGCCACGGCAATACATATTATGACTTTATTAGCGAAATCACCTCAGGATTGGTTAAGTTCTGAGTGGATTGCAGGTAGTATCAATATAAATCCTGTTATCATACGTAAAGAAATCAGTGTATTGAGAGAAGCAGGGCTTATTATAAGCAAACAAGGAAAGGAGGGAGGAAGCCAACTTTCTAAAAATGCGGAATTGATCAGTATTTCTGAAATTTATTCAGTAGTGAAAAATACTGATGTGCTGGGAAAGAAAAATCAAAATCCTAATCCTGCCTGTAGTGTTGGAAAAGAAATCAATCAACATTTACATAATTTATTTATAGAAACAGATCAGCTGGTTTTGAATTTTTTAGGAAATAAATCGCTTCAGGAATTTAGTGATCAGTTCGAATAA
- a CDS encoding TerD family protein: MAINLQKGQRENINAPKFTVGLGWDINNTSTGTAFDLDASLFLLGENKKLISDNHFIFYNNLESPDKAVIHSGDNLTGDGAGDDEQIKIDLTKIDAAVKEITVVVTIHEAESRRQNFGQVRNSFIRIFNTDTNEEILKYELDEDFSIETAVEFGRIYNRNGEWKFEAVGAGQREGLEKFVSIYQ; the protein is encoded by the coding sequence ATGGCTATTAACTTACAAAAAGGACAGAGAGAAAATATAAACGCCCCTAAATTTACAGTAGGTTTAGGATGGGATATCAACAATACTTCTACAGGAACCGCTTTCGATTTAGATGCGTCTTTATTTTTATTAGGTGAAAATAAAAAGTTAATTTCTGATAATCATTTTATATTTTATAATAATCTTGAATCTCCGGATAAAGCGGTGATTCATTCCGGAGATAACCTTACGGGTGACGGAGCAGGAGATGATGAACAAATTAAAATTGATTTAACAAAAATTGATGCTGCCGTAAAAGAAATTACCGTAGTAGTAACGATTCATGAAGCTGAGTCGAGAAGACAAAATTTCGGACAGGTGAGAAATTCTTTCATCAGAATTTTCAATACGGATACGAATGAAGAAATCTTAAAATATGAACTGGATGAAGATTTCTCAATAGAAACGGCAGTAGAATTCGGGAGAATCTACAACAGAAACGGAGAGTGGAAGTTTGAAGCAGTAGGAGCAGGGCAGAGAGAAGGTCTTGAAAAATTTGTATCAATCTATCAATAG
- a CDS encoding toxic anion resistance protein, which yields MDNQPNQPTDPLQSIEPLKTFEPTPMSQPVQGAAPVLVDRDGNVNLTQLQVEERQKYETMANAIDETNPGSIVNFGADLQKTLANQSDSFLGNVRRSNSGEVGELINNLLIELNYVDVDEINNKNPVKGFLSRLPFMKKVMTQVENLFAKYDKIINNIDQISHKVNAGIITSSKDNAVLQTIFDSNVNSIKQIEDLVVAGNLRMERASQELAEMEANVQNYADYQIADKRDFIARLDRRMADLKVVRLIMMQSLPQIRLVQNNNVSIAEKAQTILTTTLPVWKNQLSLAVAMHRQQQNIEIQQKVSSTTEEILRKNAERLGQNSRNVARANEQTIVSAETLRETTNMLISTLNEVKQIQKQGAENRRKLDQDLQTLEHELKANIRG from the coding sequence ATGGATAATCAACCCAATCAGCCGACTGATCCGCTTCAGTCAATTGAGCCCCTTAAAACATTTGAACCGACTCCTATGAGCCAGCCGGTTCAGGGTGCTGCTCCGGTTCTTGTAGACAGGGATGGAAATGTAAATCTTACCCAGTTACAGGTAGAAGAGCGCCAGAAATATGAAACGATGGCTAATGCCATTGATGAAACCAATCCTGGATCGATTGTAAACTTCGGAGCTGATCTTCAGAAGACCCTTGCCAATCAGAGTGACAGCTTTTTAGGAAATGTAAGAAGATCGAATTCTGGAGAAGTAGGGGAGCTGATTAATAATTTATTGATCGAGCTTAATTATGTAGATGTTGATGAAATCAATAACAAAAACCCTGTAAAAGGATTTTTGAGCAGACTGCCCTTTATGAAAAAGGTAATGACGCAGGTGGAAAATCTTTTTGCTAAATATGATAAAATCATTAATAATATCGATCAGATTTCTCACAAAGTAAATGCCGGAATTATCACTTCATCTAAAGATAATGCTGTCTTACAGACTATTTTTGATAGTAATGTAAATTCTATAAAGCAGATTGAAGATCTTGTCGTTGCCGGAAACTTAAGAATGGAAAGAGCATCCCAGGAATTGGCAGAGATGGAAGCCAATGTTCAGAATTATGCGGATTATCAGATTGCGGATAAGAGAGATTTTATTGCAAGATTGGATAGAAGAATGGCTGATCTGAAGGTCGTTCGCTTGATTATGATGCAGTCGCTTCCGCAAATCAGACTGGTTCAGAATAATAATGTTTCTATTGCAGAGAAAGCACAGACCATTCTTACGACAACATTGCCGGTTTGGAAAAATCAGTTGTCTTTGGCGGTTGCCATGCATAGACAGCAGCAAAATATTGAGATTCAGCAGAAAGTTTCTTCTACAACCGAAGAAATTTTAAGAAAAAATGCGGAAAGGCTGGGGCAGAATTCAAGAAATGTTGCGAGAGCCAACGAACAAACCATTGTATCTGCTGAAACATTGAGAGAAACGACCAATATGCTGATCAGTACATTAAATGAAGTAAAACAGATCCAAAAGCAGGGTGCTGAAAACAGAAGAAAGCTGGATCAGGATTTACAGACTTTGGAGCACGAATTGAAAGCTAATATCAGAGGTTAA
- a CDS encoding TerC/Alx family metal homeostasis membrane protein, producing MDKHQGILDLHPGLVWGFAITVVIMLLLDLGVFNKKSHEVSSKEATIWSIVWISLSMVFSGVVYWAFNTDASPESHALAVEKFTQYQAAYWIEKALSVDNLFVFILVFGFFKVPKHLHHKVLFWGIIGALIFRAIFIFAGVGLINLTYLPEMNIFGHPVKINIVMTLFGLFLVYAGIKSWGEGDDDDNEDFSDTPGAKLVKKFWKVSDNYDGDKFFTIQNGIKMATPLLVVVAVIEFTDVLFAVDSIPAIFAISNDPFILYTSNIFAILGLRSLYFLLANFIHMFSKLPYGLAIILSFIGVKMLIAPWIHIPSPVSLGIVGGVLVISVLLSVIFPEKVTGDDEKEMEE from the coding sequence GTGGATAAACATCAAGGTATTTTAGATCTTCATCCGGGGTTGGTTTGGGGATTTGCGATAACGGTAGTTATCATGTTGCTCCTTGACTTGGGAGTATTTAATAAAAAAAGTCATGAAGTCTCTTCCAAAGAAGCTACCATCTGGTCTATTGTCTGGATTTCTTTATCGATGGTTTTCTCTGGAGTGGTATATTGGGCATTCAATACAGATGCATCCCCCGAAAGTCATGCGCTGGCTGTAGAAAAATTCACACAGTATCAGGCGGCGTATTGGATCGAGAAAGCTCTTTCGGTAGATAATCTGTTTGTATTTATCCTTGTTTTTGGTTTCTTTAAAGTACCAAAACACCTCCATCATAAAGTCCTTTTTTGGGGGATTATTGGAGCTTTGATTTTCAGAGCGATTTTTATTTTTGCTGGAGTAGGTCTTATCAATCTTACTTACCTTCCGGAAATGAATATTTTCGGGCATCCTGTGAAGATTAATATTGTGATGACCTTGTTCGGATTGTTTTTGGTGTATGCCGGAATTAAATCCTGGGGTGAAGGAGATGATGACGATAATGAAGATTTCAGTGATACACCAGGAGCGAAATTGGTGAAGAAATTCTGGAAGGTTTCTGACAATTATGATGGAGATAAATTCTTTACCATCCAGAATGGAATAAAAATGGCAACACCTTTATTGGTTGTAGTTGCGGTTATCGAATTTACTGATGTTCTTTTTGCTGTAGATTCTATCCCTGCAATTTTTGCTATTTCAAATGATCCGTTTATTCTTTATACATCAAATATTTTTGCAATTTTAGGACTGAGATCTTTGTATTTCCTATTGGCAAATTTTATTCATATGTTTAGCAAATTACCTTACGGATTGGCAATTATCTTATCTTTCATCGGTGTAAAAATGTTAATTGCACCTTGGATTCACATTCCGTCACCTGTATCATTAGGTATTGTAGGCGGGGTATTAGTGATATCGGTTCTTTTATCAGTTATATTCCCGGAAAAAGTAACGGGAGATGATGAAAAAGAAATGGAAGAATAA
- a CDS encoding catalase family protein, whose protein sequence is MPDPLKYNKNFDKLSYEEKQLLEETKKSIADFVEQSPSISDVNYATRNAHAKTYAVLSGYFIIDPHLPQDLKYLFDKEKYDIVARLSNANLKIKKNKKDIPAYGFSIKIKDDAGRTISNYPLVNFPLFPTNSVSAFLKMFTAINKFYAKKWGNWTSFIRNLWKVVPSLLTFSFIKHSIGLFLKRNDFILSFDYYSVGAYRLDDKMMKIKISPQSIQKKCGTRREVKKSIKNYFESNDYEAEVFIQLCYDLKYQPINQLNIEWKNSPFIKLGKIRFERNAFQSSDSCDNELLSFNPFESAEIFQPVGKIQKLRDEAYKVSQQTRKKINKLLKYK, encoded by the coding sequence ATGCCAGATCCACTAAAATATAACAAGAACTTCGACAAACTCTCGTATGAAGAAAAACAACTTCTGGAAGAAACGAAGAAAAGTATCGCTGATTTTGTAGAACAATCTCCTTCTATAAGTGATGTCAACTACGCTACCAGAAATGCTCATGCAAAAACTTACGCTGTTTTGTCAGGATATTTTATTATTGATCCCCATCTTCCGCAAGACTTAAAATATCTTTTTGATAAGGAAAAATATGATATTGTCGCCAGACTTTCCAACGCCAATCTAAAAATAAAAAAGAACAAAAAAGATATTCCGGCGTATGGTTTTTCGATCAAGATAAAAGATGATGCCGGACGTACAATCTCCAATTATCCCCTGGTAAATTTTCCTTTGTTTCCCACCAATTCTGTTTCTGCATTTTTAAAAATGTTTACAGCCATCAATAAATTTTATGCCAAAAAATGGGGTAACTGGACATCATTTATAAGGAATCTATGGAAAGTAGTCCCTTCTTTGCTGACATTCTCTTTTATAAAACATAGTATTGGCCTTTTCCTGAAAAGAAATGATTTTATCCTATCCTTTGATTATTATTCGGTGGGCGCATACAGACTTGATGATAAAATGATGAAAATAAAAATAAGCCCCCAAAGCATCCAGAAAAAATGCGGGACGAGAAGGGAGGTAAAGAAGTCTATCAAAAACTATTTTGAAAGTAATGATTATGAGGCAGAAGTTTTTATTCAGCTCTGTTATGATCTAAAATACCAACCGATCAATCAATTAAATATTGAATGGAAAAACTCTCCTTTCATAAAATTGGGAAAAATAAGATTTGAAAGAAATGCATTTCAAAGTTCAGATAGCTGCGACAATGAATTATTGTCTTTTAATCCTTTTGAAAGTGCAGAGATCTTTCAGCCGGTCGGGAAAATTCAGAAATTGAGGGATGAAGCCTATAAAGTTTCTCAGCAGACAAGAAAAAAAATCAATAAGCTTTTAAAGTATAAGTGA